The genomic window GTTTTCGCCACGCCCCAAGGGGGGGCCGTCGTGCGCAACGTCCGTAAACGTCCTCAAGGGCACCGGCCCAACACCGCCCTCTCCCGGTTGCCCGGGAAGACCGCTCTGGCCGGCGCGGCCCTGTCCGCCCTGCTCGTGCCGCCCTCGAGACTTTGGGCCCTTGGCCGGCGCGTCAAGGCGAAGCTTCACGCCATGGGCCTGTGCCGGACCTGCCGGCCCAAGGCGCTTTCGGTGGGCGTCGGCGGCATGGCGGCCGAAAGCCGGGGCCGGGTGCTTCTCACGTCGTGGCTCCTCGGCTGGGCCAAGGCCAGGGGGGTGGCCGCGGCCGTGGCCGCCTCTCCAAGCGACGGCCGGCCGCCGGTCGTACCCTATCAGCTCACGCCCGGCGACGCCTGCGACGTCACCGGCATCGAGGCGGCGCTTATTGCCGGCTACGCGCCGGACGCGCGCCTGATTCTCGACACCGATCCCATCCGGGCGGCCAAGACCGCCGAGCGCGCGTTTGCCCCGGAAATGCTGGTGCACCAGGACGCCCTGGCCGATCCGCGCCTGAAAAAGGACATCGAGCTGGCCATCCTCACCGCCGACGACCTGGATTCCGGCTGGGACCGGGTGTTTCCGGCCGGACATTGGCGGCGCGACGCCTCGGCCCTGGCCAAAGCCGACGCCTTTTGCGTCTTTGCCGGCCCCCTGGCCCAGCATGCCGCTCTGGAGGCGGCGGGAGAACGGCTGGCCTCTTTCGACAAGCCCGTCTTCGGCCTGTCCTTCGACATCTGGCGTTGGCACGGTCCGGAAAAAGCCGTGGCCGGGGAGGAACTGGCCGGCGCGCCCTACGTCGCGGTATTGGCCGAATCCGACCGCGAACTGCTGCCTGAGATGCTGCGCCGCCAGATCGGGGTCGCGCCCCGGATCATCTTTTTCGTCCACGACCGGCACCGCTTCACCCGCCAGGATTTCGAGAACCTGCGCGTCGACGCCGCCCGGTTCAAGGCCAGAAACATCCTGACCGCGCCGCGTCTGGCCCTGAAACTGGCCCAGCACGGCGGCATCCTGGACGGATACGCCATCTGGACCTATGATCCGGAGGTCGTCTTCGGGCCGTCCCTGACGGACGGCACCCCGTTTCTCACCTGGTGGGAGGCGGCGTTCGAGCAGGCCGCCCGCAAACGAAAAACGCCGTAGAATCTCAAGCGGGAGGGATATTCCTGTGACGCCCGCACGAGTAAAAAGTTTAGG from Solidesulfovibrio fructosivorans JJ] includes these protein-coding regions:
- a CDS encoding tetraacyldisaccharide 4'-kinase, encoding MRNVRKRPQGHRPNTALSRLPGKTALAGAALSALLVPPSRLWALGRRVKAKLHAMGLCRTCRPKALSVGVGGMAAESRGRVLLTSWLLGWAKARGVAAAVAASPSDGRPPVVPYQLTPGDACDVTGIEAALIAGYAPDARLILDTDPIRAAKTAERAFAPEMLVHQDALADPRLKKDIELAILTADDLDSGWDRVFPAGHWRRDASALAKADAFCVFAGPLAQHAALEAAGERLASFDKPVFGLSFDIWRWHGPEKAVAGEELAGAPYVAVLAESDRELLPEMLRRQIGVAPRIIFFVHDRHRFTRQDFENLRVDAARFKARNILTAPRLALKLAQHGGILDGYAIWTYDPEVVFGPSLTDGTPFLTWWEAAFEQAARKRKTP